From Mya arenaria isolate MELC-2E11 chromosome 12, ASM2691426v1, the proteins below share one genomic window:
- the LOC128210730 gene encoding uncharacterized protein LOC128210730 has product MTSNLKQPGMEMVVLSPKHSKEKLQRVAQRSKVQSEEVDSDLTNKEAIQNMIKDYEHDQEKQCSRGKSLLEQVDQTLEKEENIRNNTVLDESGIVDLLHSMNVAADYPHVGRFDIGLAPDKEKKEKKHRRRHIELQTDVRRRHPIVKSEPRHAHLSVSDLAAILREETSGTTSEFVPVTGLYTSVKNGVLQNENVSYQCITVMEDHKEFSLEELRSEDYLFNRGKPKPPKGRETSLIKRLQEGRITLRRFPDDVKFHPLNGLDTIVRNKKWTQTVNTQHYCITAMAEYTHTSLENVLNKEVVFQIQFKANLYAVQAGSSQPVAVRRLSTPDYTLEKDVWEAPIKFDTQWRWFWQNDEDEWNKFTPDSLQQTLEIRYRTQQTEQRYYSFFLEDGTYLYDVDLQQMTQTNIVTSKTRELRRRPLLVMPNDIIYQTGPESLSLIEPMQADIETPHHWSPQDSIHSFELVKVSLGQEYKTVAAKFFETMSRDDIHNPAIYRVQILDLWGQYISKRKRMQIKAKRRGRDNDLEIRELFHGTDTLEAARGICINNIDPRVSGKHGTAFGHGAYFARDASYSDRHTTGGSRFVFLTSVLVGDYTRGNNDHRRPPSKPGTMHDLFDTCVDSITDPAVFVAFDRAQYYPGLSRDKPSGAYGGGDHFWDRLMSLLAI; this is encoded by the exons ATGACATCAAATCTTAAACAACCTGGCATGGAAATGGTTGTTTTGTCACCGAAGCACTCTAAAG AAAAATTGCAAAGGGTGGCACAAAGAAGCAAGGTTCAAAGCGAAGAGGTGGACTCTGATTTG acaaacaaGGAGGCGATACAGAATATGATAAAGGACTATGAACATGACCAGGAAAAACAATGCTCACGGGGCAAGAGCTTGTTGGAACAAGTGGACCAGACCTTGGAGAAGGAAGAAA ATATTCGGAACAACACTGTTTTGGATGAGTCAGGAATCGTAGACTTATTACACAGCATGAACGTTGCTGCAGACTATCCCCATGTTGGTCGCTTTGACATTGGCCTCGCACCTGACAAAGAAAAAAAGGAGAAGAAACATCGTCGACGACACATTGAACTGCAAACCGACGTCAGGCGGAGGCATCCCATCGTAAAATCTGAACCAAGACACGCCCATTTAAGTGTTTCAG ACCTGGCGGCAATCTTAAGGGAGGAAACCTCTGGAACCACGTCAGAGTTTGTCCCCGTCACTGGATTATACACGTCAGTAAAGAATGGAGTGCTTCAAAATGAAAACGTATCGTATCAGTGCATTACAGTGATGGAAGACCATAAAGAATTCTCCTTAGAG GAATTGCGATCCGAGGACTACTTGTTTAACAGAGGGAAACCAAAGCCGCCGAAGGGAAGAGAAACGTCGTTAATTAAAAGGCTCCAAGAAGGAC GCATAACACTGAGACGTTTCCCAGATGATGTGAAATTTCATCCACTTAATGGCCTGGACACCATagttagaaataaaaaatggacaCAAACCGTCAACACACAGCATTATTGTATCACCGCCATGGCGGAGTACACACACACAAGTTTAGAG AATGTATTGAACAAGGAAGTAGTGTTCCAGATTCAATTCAAAGCGAACCTCTATGCAGTTCAGGCTGGATCTAGCCAGCCGGTGGCTGTTCGTCGTTTGTCAACACCAGATTACACACTTGAAAAGGACGTTTGGGAAGCTCCAATAAAATTTGATACACAATGGAGATGGTTTTGGCAAAACGACGAGGACGAATGGAATAAGTTTACACCT GACTCGTTACAGCAAACGTTAGAGATAAGATACCGAACTCAACAAACTGAACAACGATACTATAGCTTCTTTCTTGAAGATGGGACCTACTTATATGATGTGGACTTGCAGCAGATGACACAGACAAATATTGTCACCAGCAAGACACGAGAACTTCGAAGACGTCCTTTGCTCGTTATGCCTAACGACATTATTTATCAAACTGG ACCCGAGTCACTTTCACTTATTGAACCGATGCAGGCAGATATTGAAACACCGCACCATTGGTCACCACAGGACAGTATTCACTCCTTTGAGCTTGTAAAAGTGTCCCTAGGTCAAGAATACAAAACTGTGGCAGCCAAGTTCTTTGAAACTATGTCAAGGGATGACATACATAACCCTGCTATCTATAGAGTTCAAATTCTTGACCTATGGGGTCAATACATTAG CAAACGAAAACGTATGCAGATCAAGGCAAAACGACGTGGAAGAGATAACGATCTTGAAATAAGAGAGCTGTTTCACGGAACGGACACTTTAGAAGCAGCAAGAGGAATATGCATCAATAACATTGACCCCCGTGTTTCAGGAAAACACGGCACTGCTTTCGGACACGGTGCCTACTTTGCCAGAGACGCTTCCTACAGTGACAGACACACAACGGGAGGGTCAAGATTCGTGTTTCTCACGTCAGTTCTCGTCGGAGATTACACAAGAGGAAATAATGACCACAGAAGGCCACCGAGCAAACCAGGAACCATGCATGACCTTTTTGATACATGCGTTGATTCTATTACTGACCCCGCTGTCTTTGTTGCGTTTGACAGAGCGCAGTATTATCCGGG
- the LOC128211756 gene encoding RING finger protein 37-like, with product MNHQQAVEMLINFCHHSVGTLIKADKVCFDGNEVTNLVSDDLFAKQRGYISDHFVRPPVNITLQFPCNISICRIIIDPVVGQQKSCELKLFTATKVVRESWLYGCQLKCVNTDGLLFNFAGSASQNEPLITCFENKLFRLKGKLAHPDKCFPYNVNLNSRKPGGLTNVGHLTICIQRTKGSKAAAIKTLEVWGIPSNSVPRNIQQQLVTVYTKALSKNNKTGHPEATVTDNDKTPSDKASDDGLSELSKVSTSLELNGIEIPEEFLDSLTLEIMTVPILLPSGKNIDQLTLDKFVNIEASWGRSPSDPFTALPFTANSKPLVNSSLKSRIDAFVLNHSDTLHVPRTLGRANEKRGQAKLQSSRLADFESMDRPVLNVDQTCSTHEQSLEVGNKANATDVDLEPVKCVRRKRKYSATVSKCKAFEETTIPKVCRSESKHKEFDQTGKHTANVSSSGVINQVVEKTVSCKSTHATDLTLSLDSALSSALGSLPSFTSKKSSNSSSNSAPNEDTVNLTNKLTHCAKCQIGLDESSVVKYQLPCGHLLCRDCTRHKAGSDQSKMVCDICSMGYNSSELVRQF from the coding sequence ATGAATCACCAGCAAGCAGTAGAGATGCTGATAAATTTTTGTCATCATTCTGTCGGTACATTGATTAAAGCAGATAAAGTTTGCTTTGATGGAAATGAGGTTACTAATCTGGTCTCAGATGACCTATTTGCCAAACAAAGAGGTTACATTTCAGACCACTTTGTTAGACCTCCAGTAAATATTACCTTACAGTTTCCATGTAACATATCCATTTGTAGAATTATAATTGATCCTGTAGTTGGACAGCAAAAATCATGTGAGCTAAAGCTGTTTACAGCGACCAAGGTTGTGAGAGAATCATGGCTCTATGGATGCCAGCTAAAATGTGTTAACACAGATGGACTATTGTTTAACTTTGCAGGATCTGCCAGTCAAAATGAACCATTAATAACATGCTTTGAAAACAAGCTGTTTAGATTGAAAGGCAAACTGGCACATCCAGATAAATGCTTTCCTTATAATGTCAACTTGAATTCTCGAAAACCTGGTGGTTTAACTAATGTAGGCCACTTGACCATTTGCATTCAAAGAACTAAAGGTAGCAAAGCGGCTGCAATAAAGACATTAGAAGTGTGGGGTATTCCTTCAAACAGTGTTCCCAGGAACATTCAGCAGCAGCTTGTAACTGTATACACAAAAGCATtatcaaaaaataacaaaacaggTCACCCTGAGGCCACAGTTACTGACAATGACAAAACACCATCGGATAAAGCTAGTGATGATGGTTTATCTGAGTTGTCAAAAGTGTCCACCTCACTTGAACTGAATGGGATCGAAATTCCAGAGGAGTTTTTGGACAGTCTTACTCTGGAGATAATGACTGTGCCCATCTTACTACCATCTGGGAAGAACATTGATCAACTGACATTGGACAAGTTTGTTAATATAGAAGCTTCATGGGGTCGATCCCCCTCTGATCCATTCACTGCATTACCTTTTACTGCAAATTCTAAACCTCTGGTGAATAGCTCTTTAAAGTCTCGTATTGATGCATTTGTGCTGAACCATTCAGATACACTGCATGTACCAAGGACCCTTGGTAGAGCCAACGAGAAGAGAGGACAAGCTAAACTTCAGTCTAGTAGGTTGGCAGATTTTGAAAGTATGGACAGAcctgttttaaatgttgaccAAACATGTAGTACACATGAACAGTCGCTTGAAGTTGGAAATAAGGCAAATGCAACTGATGTTGATTTAGAGCCAGTTAAATGCGTAAGAAGAAAAAGGAAGTATTCTGCCACTGTTTCGAAATGTAAAGCATTTGAAGAAACAACAATACCAAAAGTGTGTAGGTCAGAAAGTAAGCATAAAGAATTTGACCAAACTGGAAAGCACACAGCTAATGTTTCATCTAGTGGTGTTATTAATCAAGTTGTAGAGAAAACTGTTTCTTGTAAATCTACACATGCAACTGATTTGACTCTAAGTTTGGATTCGGCACTGTCATCTGCTTTGGGAAGCCTTCCATCTTTCACTTCAAAGAAGTCATCAAACTCCTCTTCAAACTCAGCACCAAATGAAGACACAGTTAATTTGACAAACAAGCTTACGCATTGCGCTAAATGCCAAATAGGTTTGGATGAAAGCAGTGTTGTCAAGTATCAGCTCCCCTGTGGTCATTTACTGTGTAGGGATTGTACCAGACACAAGGCAGGGAGTGATCAATCAAAGATGGTCTGTGATATTTGTAGCATGGGTTACAACTCGAGTGAACTTGTTAGGCAATTTTGA